From a single Cyprinus carpio isolate SPL01 chromosome A3, ASM1834038v1, whole genome shotgun sequence genomic region:
- the tmem100a gene encoding transmembrane protein 100 — protein MPRNTLTLDPAMPTELLKDTMTIPGAPERMLQEKTNNNEPPQLQLLAVTIPLVNEGQLTAATGGAELSCYRCTVPFGVVVLIAGIVVTAVAYSFNSHGSTISYFGLVLLSAGLVLLVLSAVCWKVWMERKKERRRESQTALVAHQRSIFA, from the coding sequence ATGCCCCGAAACACGCTGACCCTCGACCCTGCGATGCCCACCGAGCTGCTGAAAGACACCATGACGATCCCCGGAGCTCCTGAGCGAATGCTGCAAGAGAAAACCAACAATAATGAGCCTCCTCAACTGCAGCTGCTGGCCGTCACCATTCCCCTGGTCAACGAGGGGCAGCTGACGGCGGCCACCGGCGGAGCTGAGCTGTCCTGCTACCGCTGCACCGTGCCGTTCGGAGTGGTGGTCCTGATTGCAGGGATCGTGGTGACGGCCGTCGCGTACAGCTTCAACTCGCACGGCTCCACCATATCATACTTCGGACTGGTGCTGCTCTCAGCCGGGCTGGTGCTGCTTGTGCTGAGCGCCGTTTGCTGGAAGGTGTggatggagagaaagaaagagaggagacGAGAGAGTCAGACGGCACTGGTGGCCCATCAGAGGAGCATCTTTGCCTGA